TATACTCCTTTTCCCGAAGGTACAATGCTGTTCTCCAGAATTATCAGTAAAATAGGAAACCGTTTCTTTTCCAGTGGTGGCAAGTTTATTTCTGTTGAACCGGATATCATTATAGATGAAGAATACGACCTTTCTACACCTGAACTATCTGTCAGTATAATTCACACACCGGGTCATACTTCCGGCTCCATATGCGTAATAATAAATGATGAGTCGGCAATTGTGGGTGATACGCTCTTTAATGTTATTCCGGGAACTGTTTACCCGCCTTTTGCAGGTGACGAAGAGGAACTTATCATAAGCTGGGAAAAGCTGCTTTCAACCGGGTGCAGCACTTTTTATCCGGGTCATGGGAAGCCATTCTCACGTGAGGAGTTCAGCAAATGCTTTGAAAAAAGAAAAGGTAACTGAGGCTCTGGCATTACGGATTAAAGATTACTGAGGAACATAAGTGGCCTTATCATTGAGACTGCCATAAAGCCACGGTTAAGAGAGTATATCCTGAAAGAGGTTGTTTATGCCTGGAAGCCAACTGGTTTTCTTTTTCAGATATCAAAAACGAGTTATAATTACTTATTCTTCTTTCTCGAAATTACCATGAATAGCTTTTTTGGCAGAATTCCTTCTTCAAATTCCTTTATTTCAATAATTTCATATCCTTTGGAAAGTCTGGTAATCTTTTCCCTGCTCAGGAAATGTACGATAAAGCCACCCTGTATTTCCCACATATCCTCGCATCTATGAATCCCCGTTCGATACTGTGGATCATCGGTGTGTCTTGTCGTGAATATGTTCAACCCTTCGGGTTTGAGCACCCGTCTGATCTCATTTGAAACAAACTCAAGCTCGGAAGTTGTGAGCGGCATACAGTAGAGCATATGAGAATAACATGCATCGAAAGTATTATCGTTAAAAGGAAGCGGCTTTCTGACATCATGCTGGAGAGCCTTTATCCTATCGGATAGTTGGTTCTCAGCGGCCTTTTGCTTTATATCCAGAACACCTGCTTTACAGTAATCAAGGGCACAGACCTCAAAATCCTCCTTTGCAAAAAACAATGTATCTCTTCCCTGCCCGGCTCCGAGTTCAAGGATTTTTGTTTTTCCCTCCTTCTTGAAGATATCAGCCGCCCACATAGCCGGTTGGCTTGCTTTTTCTCCGAACTTCGAAGGATTGCCAGAAAATATCTTTTCCCAGTGTTCCTGCTGTTTTTGAATGATTTCCCGGTTTGCACATGAATCTTCCTGCATTTGAATCACTCCCGTAGATTATAGATTATAATGCTCCTGATCTTCTCGCCTTCAAGCTTATGGTCTTACCTGTGTACTGGACAGGTTCATATTTCCCTAACAAGACGCAGACCGACACGGCTGCTTTTACGTCTGGCAAGCTGAGGCAGGAAGTAGCGGCTTGCAGACCGACATCCCACAGCAGACGTCTGCCAGCTTCCTCCGCGGACTACTCTCATGATTTTTCCATTATTATCTTCCCGGGCACTACCATCTGCAGGAGCACTTTCATAGCTGTCATGGTATACATCCTGCATCCATTCCCATACATTCCCGTACATATCGTATAACCCCCACGGATTTGGCTTCTTAATTCCCACCGGATGGGAGCCTATATCCTGATTTCCATAAAACGCATGATCATCAAGCTCAGATTCACTGTCACCGAAAGAATACTTTGTAGTGGTTCCGGCCCTGCATGCATACTCCCACTCGGCTTCAGAGGGCAGTCGGTATGTTTTCGTTTCTTCCCTTTCGTTCAGCTTTTTAATGAATTCCTGTGCATCATTCCATGAGATCCTGTCAACGGGATTATCTTCTCCGGTAAACTTGGATGGATTTCGGTCCATAATTTCAAGCCATTGCTTTTGTGTTACCGGGAATTTACCGAGGTAGAATTCTTTCATTATGCTTACTTTATGAGGGGGATCTTCGTTCCTGAACCAGTTTATTTCCTTTTCAACCGATCCCATCTCAAACTCACCGGCAGGAACCCTTATGAATTGCATACCTATTGAGTTTGTATAAACATCTGAATATCCGGTCTCGTCCATTCTAGTAACCTCTCTGCCTGATCTTTAATGTCAACCTCTGCTTGGAAAAAGTATCATGTCAAATGCAAAAGTGACAGGAGGTGACAGACTGCCACTTTTGCTTTTAGCATTATTGTATCTGTGTTTACTCAGTTTTGGGAATCTGTCCATTTCGGAAGTGTCACATGGAAAGTGCTTCCCTTCCCGACTTCACTTTCGATCCAGATATCTCCCTCATGAGCAACCACAGTATCCTTACATATATAGAGACTTGACTCAAGTCCCTGGTACATCCTTGATATGGTGTCGTCCACCTGATACATCTTGTAGAACAAGCGTGGTATGAGATTTTTCTCTATGCCCTTACCGGTATCCTTTATACTGATGTGTATATTGTCGCCTTCATCGGACACTTCAACACCAATGCAATTACCTTTGGGTGTAACCGTGACAGCGTTATGGATAAGATAAAGGAACGTCTCTTCCAGTTTTTCCTTATCTCCCTTTACAGGAGGAAGACCGGTCGGGATATCCCTTTCCAGCTCCAGTTCCTTTTCATCTATCAGCAGGATCTGGTTGAGCAGCACGTCCGAGAGTACACTTCCTATGCTCAGAGGTGCAAAGGAATATTCCATTCTGCCTGATTGCTGCTTGTTGCTGTACAGGATGGCATCTATGAGAAGCTTTAATCTCTCCGAGTTCATCAGTAAACTGGAAATCGCTTCCTTTTGCGAATCATCCAGAAGGTTAAGTGTTTCATCATCAAGCACATCATAATCATGCAGGACGTCGTGACCCTTTTTCAGACTGTCTTCAAGGAATTCCTCTTTCATCATGTTGACTGATCTGAGTTTATTGTTGGCCTTTGATAACTCCTCGGAATATTTGCTTAGTGAGCCTATCAGTTGCTTACTCTGGATGATCTTCCACATACCCTGCATAAGAAGAGTTAGCTGACGTACATCCGTTTCATCGTACTCTTCTTCTTTGTTTCCGACACCCACAACAGCTACTATATGATCTCCGTCGAAAATAGGCACGTTCATGTGTCTTGTCAGTTTCACATGTCCTTCAGGATAACCCTTTTTCCAGGGACTTGGAGCAGAATAATCGTTGGTTATAATTGCTTTTCTCTGCTTTACAGCTTCTCCCCAGAGACCGGTGGTCTCAACAGGGTAGATGAACTGTTTGTCGCTGATGCCACATTCGGTCATAGCGGAGTTTGACCATGAATGCATGATAAGGTCTGTCTCGTCAGCGTTCATGAACGCAAGATATCCCAGTTTGCTTTCGGTAAGTCTGACAGCCTCTTCCTTAACAAACTCAGCTATCTCATCAAGGGAAGCCGTTGTCATTTCATTGAGCTTTATAAGCGCCTCAAGACGGGATTCATTCAATTGCTTTGCTTTTTCAGCTTTTTTACGCTCGGTGATGTCACGTCCCACTGACAGGATAGTCTTTTTCCCATTGTAGTTGATCATCCGGGCATTGATCTCAAGGGGTATTATCGACCCGTCTTTACGGATCGCTGCGGCTTCGTACATTGCCTTATTGTCTTTCTCGATCACTTTGATCAGTTCACTGGCACGCTGTACATACCAGGAAGGTACAATGTCCAATGGTGACGATTTAATTATGAACTCCTTTGAGTATCCAAGGTTATCCACAACAACCTGATTGACATCTATGAGATTTCCGTTAAGCTCGCTGACATAGATCTGGTCATTTATATTGTTGAATATCGTTTTGAACTTATGTTCGGATTCCCTGAACGTTTCATTGACTATCCTGTGTTCAATCTCAATGGCTGCCAGGTCCGCGTTTGCTTTGAGATACTCATAGCATGCCTTTTTAGGTTTGTTCGGAAAATCGAAGTACATTATAAAGACACCGAGTATCTCGCCTGTTGAAGCCGTTATAAGCTCGGCCCAGCTGGCTTTGATACCTGCCTTCTTTGCAACATCCCTGTACAGTGCCCAGTAGGGATGCTCCTCTATGTTATCTACTATTATCCTTTCTCCCATATACAGGGCAGTACCACCGGAGCAGACCCCATAGCCAATTTCAAGACCTTCCATTGCCTCTTTGTAGGATGAAGGAAGGTTTGGTGCTATAACCCGACAGATATGTTGCTTCTTTCTATCAAGTAGCATAACAGCACATGTCAGACCCGGGCGGACCCTTTCAGCATTAGTTACGAGAAGTCCCAGAACATCCCCGAGGGAGATCTCGGTAAGCGGTTTTCCGTCATTGGAATTGCGCTGGTCTGTTATCATCTCATGATGTTTGCGTTCGGTTATATCCAGAATGGTGCCTTCAAGATATACGCTTTTGTCATCGTATGTCTTTATACGTACCCTGTCCTCAATATAGCGTATCTCTCCGAAACGGGTCATAATCCTGTATTCCTGGACAAATTCGCTGAGTTGTTTGTTCAGGTACTTGAAGGATTTCAGAACAACCTTCCGGTCTTCAGGATGTATCAGATCAGGGTATGTAACTTCCCCTGAATAGAAATCCTCGGGCGTATATCCGAATTGCCATATATTGTTGGACACGTACTTAACAGGAAAATCTTTTTCGACCTTCCTTGAAATGACAATAATAGGACTATTATTGATTATTGATTCCATGCTGATCTGTGGGTGTGCTTGTTCAGTCATGTTTTTGCCAGTTTGTGATTTATTTCAGGGTCTGTTTAAAAGATAGCTACAGTAAATTACGGGGATTGTACTGCAGATATTCCTTCGACAGAAATCGGCCTGATCTGTTTGTAATTTATGGCTTTCACAGGACATGCTCCAACGCATCTCTTGCAGCTCATACCAAGACATAGATGTGCGGTGTAATCAACGTATATATCACCGTTTTTCGGAACTACCCGAAGTGCGTTCTCGGGACATTCACGCTCGCATATCCTGCACTGCATGCATCCTTTTGATTTTTCTTCTATGATCATGTCAAGGTCTTTTATGATGCTGATTCCTTCATATCCAGTGTCCTCGATATCCCTGCTAACTTTGCGTTCTATAAATGGCGGTTCTGTGATGTCCGGAAGACCCGGCATTCCATATGATTCAAGGAAGAAATTATACATTTCATCCTGCATTCCCTCGGTCCAGTAAGCAAGTTCGCATGCATAGATATTCTTGAATGTCTCGTTGGAAGCCAGCATTATATGGTCTGCCTTTATTCTCTCTGCGAGGTCCTCTATCTCTCTGAGCTCATACTTTCCGAGAATGATATCCCTGGCCAGTCCGAGGGAAGTGTTTCCAAACTGAACTATCTTCTTAGAGAATATCGGGGTAAGGCCGATCTTCCTCCCCTTTTCCGCATCAACGTAAGTACCAGATGCTCCTGACATATACATACATGTCAGATCTTCGTATTCTACACCTGATTCAATTAACAATGTAAGGTGTGCAGCTCTGATGGCACCAATGGCTTTTCCTGCCTCTGCGATATCCCTGTTGGTCAGGCAGATATCTTCTCCGAGAATCAGTCTTCCGTTCGGTAACTCAGGCATTTGGCTGATAAGTCCCGTACTGACAGCCAGTGAAACTGCAGATATCACACCGGTTCCGGTGATACCGCGGGCTTTTACATCTCCCTTTTCTATGATGTCACCTGTTACCGGATCTATCAGATCACCTTTTCCGGCTCCCATATTCTCATCAAGAACGCTTATCCTCCAGTAACCATTT
The window above is part of the Methanolobus zinderi genome. Proteins encoded here:
- a CDS encoding formylglycine-generating enzyme family protein; the protein is MDETGYSDVYTNSIGMQFIRVPAGEFEMGSVEKEINWFRNEDPPHKVSIMKEFYLGKFPVTQKQWLEIMDRNPSKFTGEDNPVDRISWNDAQEFIKKLNEREETKTYRLPSEAEWEYACRAGTTTKYSFGDSESELDDHAFYGNQDIGSHPVGIKKPNPWGLYDMYGNVWEWMQDVYHDSYESAPADGSAREDNNGKIMRVVRGGSWQTSAVGCRSASRYFLPQLARRKSSRVGLRLVREI
- a CDS encoding methylamine methyltransferase corrinoid protein reductive activase yields the protein MYGIALDLGTSGFRLQLLKLETGNAIKTVMTMKHPLPGGNVIDHLGFAIQVGEDSVHEIITHTIRKMFDELHIPLSMISKIAVCGNPIQLSLFQNIEIRDLAYAGKNMQKRLGIENVKRGLEIYKGYEIFGIDSGLDECEIIVLPSIEHEIGADALAMMVKTDFIEQEEVSIVTDYGTNAEMALKVGDRIVTCSAAAGPAIEGQGIKCGMLASPGAISDVNEENGYWRISVLDENMGAGKGDLIDPVTGDIIEKGDVKARGITGTGVISAVSLAVSTGLISQMPELPNGRLILGEDICLTNRDIAEAGKAIGAIRAAHLTLLIESGVEYEDLTCMYMSGASGTYVDAEKGRKIGLTPIFSKKIVQFGNTSLGLARDIILGKYELREIEDLAERIKADHIMLASNETFKNIYACELAYWTEGMQDEMYNFFLESYGMPGLPDITEPPFIERKVSRDIEDTGYEGISIIKDLDMIIEEKSKGCMQCRICERECPENALRVVPKNGDIYVDYTAHLCLGMSCKRCVGACPVKAINYKQIRPISVEGISAVQSP
- a CDS encoding MBL fold metallo-hydrolase, translating into MAEQTNTYTITPIPMGKSNAYLVSNPDLVILVDTGSSKNIKNLELALKQNELGISDIDFIIVTHAHSDHVGHLAEIKEKSDAKVLAHRSAVKYLKKGYTPFPEGTMLFSRIISKIGNRFFSSGGKFISVEPDIIIDEEYDLSTPELSVSIIHTPGHTSGSICVIINDESAIVGDTLFNVIPGTVYPPFAGDEEELIISWEKLLSTGCSTFYPGHGKPFSREEFSKCFEKRKGN
- a CDS encoding GAF domain-containing protein, which encodes MTEQAHPQISMESIINNSPIIVISRKVEKDFPVKYVSNNIWQFGYTPEDFYSGEVTYPDLIHPEDRKVVLKSFKYLNKQLSEFVQEYRIMTRFGEIRYIEDRVRIKTYDDKSVYLEGTILDITERKHHEMITDQRNSNDGKPLTEISLGDVLGLLVTNAERVRPGLTCAVMLLDRKKQHICRVIAPNLPSSYKEAMEGLEIGYGVCSGGTALYMGERIIVDNIEEHPYWALYRDVAKKAGIKASWAELITASTGEILGVFIMYFDFPNKPKKACYEYLKANADLAAIEIEHRIVNETFRESEHKFKTIFNNINDQIYVSELNGNLIDVNQVVVDNLGYSKEFIIKSSPLDIVPSWYVQRASELIKVIEKDNKAMYEAAAIRKDGSIIPLEINARMINYNGKKTILSVGRDITERKKAEKAKQLNESRLEALIKLNEMTTASLDEIAEFVKEEAVRLTESKLGYLAFMNADETDLIMHSWSNSAMTECGISDKQFIYPVETTGLWGEAVKQRKAIITNDYSAPSPWKKGYPEGHVKLTRHMNVPIFDGDHIVAVVGVGNKEEEYDETDVRQLTLLMQGMWKIIQSKQLIGSLSKYSEELSKANNKLRSVNMMKEEFLEDSLKKGHDVLHDYDVLDDETLNLLDDSQKEAISSLLMNSERLKLLIDAILYSNKQQSGRMEYSFAPLSIGSVLSDVLLNQILLIDEKELELERDIPTGLPPVKGDKEKLEETFLYLIHNAVTVTPKGNCIGVEVSDEGDNIHISIKDTGKGIEKNLIPRLFYKMYQVDDTISRMYQGLESSLYICKDTVVAHEGDIWIESEVGKGSTFHVTLPKWTDSQN
- a CDS encoding class I SAM-dependent methyltransferase → MQEDSCANREIIQKQQEHWEKIFSGNPSKFGEKASQPAMWAADIFKKEGKTKILELGAGQGRDTLFFAKEDFEVCALDYCKAGVLDIKQKAAENQLSDRIKALQHDVRKPLPFNDNTFDACYSHMLYCMPLTTSELEFVSNEIRRVLKPEGLNIFTTRHTDDPQYRTGIHRCEDMWEIQGGFIVHFLSREKITRLSKGYEIIEIKEFEEGILPKKLFMVISRKKNK